One Glycine soja cultivar W05 chromosome 2, ASM419377v2, whole genome shotgun sequence genomic region harbors:
- the LOC114384676 gene encoding alpha,alpha-trehalose-phosphate synthase [UDP-forming] 6-like has protein sequence MVSKSYSNLLELASGEAPSFGYMNRRIPRIMTVAGLISDVDDDPVESVCSDPSSSTAHRDRIIMVANQLPIRAQRRPNGNNRSCWSFEWDENALLQLKDGLGDDDIEVIYVGCLKEEVHPSEQDEVSQTLLETFKCIPTFLPADQFTKYYHGFCKQQLWPLFHYMLPLSPELGGRFNRSLWQAYVSVNKIFADRIMEVINPEDDYVWIHDYHLMVLPTFLRKRFNRVKLGFFLHSPFPSSEIYKTLPVREEILRALLNSDLIGFHTFDYARHFLSCCSRMLGLTYESKRGYIGIEYYGRTVSIKILPVGIHLGQLQSVLRMPQTEEKVCELIRQFSDKGRTLLLGVDDMDIFKGISLKLLAMEQLLIQHPEYREKVVLVQIANPARGRGKDVKEVQAETKATVKRINETFGKPGYDPVILIEEPLKFYERVAYYVVAECCLVTAVRDGMNLIPYEYIISRQGNETLDKVLGLASSPKKKSMLVVSEFIGCSPSLSGAIRVNPWNIDAVADAMDSALEMADLEKELRHEKHYRYVSTHDVGYWARSFLQDLERTCSDHVRRRWWGIGFGLSFRVVALDPNFKKLSMEHIISAYKRTATRAILLDYDGTLMPQSSTIDKSPSSKSIEILSSLCRDKNNMVFLVSARSRKMLSEWFCPCENLGVAAEHGYFLRMKRDEEWETHVAATDTSWKQIAEPVMKLYTETTDGSTIEDKETALVWCYEDADPDFGSCQAKELLDHLESVLANEPVTVKSGQSNVEVKPQGVSKGLVATRLLSAMEEKGMCPDFVLCIGDDRSDEDMFEVITSSMGSPIAAKAEVFACTVCRKPSKAKYYLDDTTEIVRLLQGLACVSEQIDK, from the exons ATGGTGTCAAAATCCTATTCAAACCTATTGGAGTTGGCCTCTGGAGAGGCTCCGTCATTTGGGTACATGAACAGGAGAATTCCAAGGATTATGACTGTGGCTGGGTTGATAtctgatgttgatgatgaccCAGTGGAGAGTGTGTGCTCTGATCCGTCGTCGTCAACCGCGCACCGAGACCGGATAATCATGGTGGCTAATCAGCTTCCCATAAGGGCTCAGAGGAGACCAAATGGGAATAATAGGAGTTGTTGGTCTTTTGAGTGGGATGAGAATGCACTTCTTCAGCTGAAAGATGGGTTAGGGGATGATGATATTGAGGTCATTTATGTTGGATGCCTTAAGGAGGAGGTTCATCCAAGTGAACAAGATGAAGTTTCACAGACACTTCTTGAGACCTTCAAGTGTATCCCGACTTTTCTCCCCGCTGACCAGTTTACTAAGTACTATCATGGTTTTTGCAAGCAGCAGTTGTGGCCACTGTTCCATTACATGTTGCCCTTGTCACCTGAGCTCGGTGGCAGGTTTAATAGGTCACTGTGGCAGGCTTATGTGTCAGTCAATAAAATTTTTGCAGATAGGATTATGGAAGTTATTAACCCTGAAGATGATTATGTGTGGATACACGATTATCATCTGATGGTGTTGCCGACTTTCTTGAGGAAGAGATTCAACAGGGTGAAACTGGGCTTCTTCCTTCACAGTCCATTCCCTTCATcagaaatatataaaacattgcCTGTTAGGGAAGAGATCCTGAGAGCCCTCCTTAATTCGGATTTGATCGGCTTCCACACTTTCGATTATGCGCGGCATTTCCTCTCCTGTTGTAGCCGGATGCTTGGCCTTACCTACGAATCCAAGCGGGGATATATTGGGATTGAGTACTATGGTAGGACTGTTAGTATCAAAATTCTTCCTGTCGGTATTCACTTGGGTCAGCTTCAATCGGTTTTGAGGATGCCTCAGACTGAAGAAAAAGTTTGCGAGCTCATTAGACAGTTTTCTGATAAAGGCAGGACATTGTTGCTTGGTGTGGATGACATGGATATTTTCAAGGGAATAAGTTTGAAGTTGTTGGCCATGGAGCAGCTTCTCATTCAGCATCCTGAGTATCGGGAAAAGGTGGTGCTGGTCCAGATAGCTAATCCTGCGAGGGGGCGAGGGAAAGATGTGAAAGAAGTGCAAGCCGAGACGAAGGCCACGGTGAAacgaattaatgaaacatttggGAAACCCGGGTATGATCCCGTCATTCTGATCGAGGAGCCTCTCAAGTTTTATGAGAGAGTTGCTTACTATGTTGTCGCGGAGTGTTGTTTAGTCACTGCAGTAAGGGATGGAATGAATCTCATACCGTATGAATATATCATCAGTCGTCAAGGAAATGAAACCTTGGATAAAGTTTTGGGTCTAGCTTCCTCCCCTAAGAAGAAAAGCATGTTAGTTGTGTCTGAATTCATTGGCTGTTCCCCATCTTTAAGTGGAGCAATCAGAGTGAACCCCTGGAATATTGATGCAGTAGCTGATGCAATGGACTCGGCGCTGGAAATGGCTGATTTGGAGAAGGAGCTTAGGCATGAAAAGCATTATAGATATGTTAGTACTCATGATGTCGGGTACTGGGCTCGAAGCTTCTTGCAAGATTTGGAAAGGACCTGTAGTGATCATGTGCGACGAAGGTGGTGGGGGATTGGTTTTGGATTAAGCTTTAGAGTTGTTGCGCTTGATCCAAACTTCAAGAAGCTCTCAATGGAGCACATAATTTCAGCTTACAAGCGGACGGCAACTAGGGCAATCCTTCTTGACTACGATGGTACACTAATGCCTCAATCATCCACCATTGATAAGAGTCCAAGCAgtaaatccattgaaattcttAGTAGTTTGTGTAGAGATAAGAACAACATGGTTTTCCTTGTTAGTGCTAGAAGCCGAAAGATGCTTTCTGAATGGTTTTGTCCTTGTGAGAATCTGGGAGTTGCAGCTGAGCATGGTTACTTTCTAAG AATGAAGCGAGATGAAGAGTGGGAAACACATGTTGCGGCAACAGACACTAGTTGGAAACAAATTGCAGAACCTGTAATGAAACTTTATACTGAAACAACCGATGGATCCACCATTGAAGACAAAGAGACTGCACTTGTTTGGTGCTATGAGGATGCAGATCCAGACTTTGGATCATGCCAAGCTAAGGAACTTCTCGATCATCTTGAAAGTGTGCTTGCAAATGAACCAGTAACGGTCAAGAGTGGCCAGAGCAATGTAGAGGTTAAACCACAG GGTGTTAGCAAGGGACTAGTGGCCACACGCCTACTTTCTGCCATGGAAGAAAAGGGGATGTGCCctgattttgttttgtgtatagGCGATGACAGGTCTGATGAAGACATGTTTGAGGTAATCACCAGTTCGATGGGGAGTCCGATCGCGGCAAAGGCCGAGGTATTCGCGTGCACGGTTTGTCGAAAACCCAGTAAGGCTAAGTACTACCTGGATGATACAACTGAAATAGTGAGATTGCTTCAGGGCTTAGCCTGTGTTTCAGAACAAATAGACAAATAG